A window from Cryobacterium sp. PAMC25264 encodes these proteins:
- a CDS encoding Ig-like domain-containing protein, translated as MSASVVALSVLAGVPLTFAVLHEGFPVTDVDLAARDVWVTNGKQLLAGRLNRQIEELNGSVNAASSALDVLQDGDDVFLIDESVGSIERIDPAFTTLGERVDVAPGSEVVYGGDSIAVMAQTGDVWVINAAGELSFDPKTTDPVFSLGKGGHIAVSPDGVVFGASAAEKTLTRYDPISEDGSEPTTSELPELGDFQIATVGETPVILEPGEDRVLVDGKTLTVPSGTVKLQQSGADSDRAIVATGTGLLEIPLDGAEDGSDVVTIDASIDTAVTDPAGISAPVWLDGCAHGAWGGAQRYLAACDSSDVVTETIEQPTVGSVLEFRVNRDVIALNNLSNGNVWLVDSNMRLVENWEEVTPPEEEEAEDGTEKAAQQSFEDTLAERTNVNRAPLARDDEYGVRPGKTTVLPVLENDTDPDGDVLTVTNVSGFSQSQGRLDFIDGGRALQFTPAESVAGTVSFRYTVADGRGAVAEAQVNVSMRPLDQNVAPVSNRVGAISVEQGQLVSYNVLSDWIDPDGDDIYLVSASPTTGDGVRFGPEGFVTFESKTAELGVKEVQFVVSDGTLTATGVLTVDVKAAGSLNPVGTPDFTTVFVGETALIGPLKNDVTPSGAPLALIGVNELPNDLSAVANLERGTVAVSSGKAASYVFTYSLGAGATSSVGLIRVDVVENPDQVLPPIAVKDTAYLRAAEPVTIPVLDNDVSPSGRVLAVQSVDLSTTDDLVTVEILTNTVLRVTASAALTQQVQFTYTISDGENSSTAGVTVVPVPPLIKHQPPVAVDDTVSVRAGDIVTVPVLDNDYHPDSATLTVLPELADTANAGGLAFVTGNQVRFQAPTEPGAYSVVYTITDAFQETATATVRFTVIGPDDAGNQAPTPLPLTMRTFADSTIKVQVPLDGIDPDGDSVYLTAVTSAPTLGRIVDQGSDYFIYEAYPGTAGTDAFTYQVADTLGATAEGTVRIGVIARPVELLPPNAVDDAIEIKPGRTGSIPVVLNDSDPNGYKLTLTKKLPEVDPGLTAKVDGSRVIVEAPAEEGTYTLRYEITNGHGGADTAFVQVKVTEDAKAQYPVAIDHFVEPEEVLAGTPINVPVLDGAENPSGLIEDLVITLEGPNAGSGTIQPDGTVRVKPSDDRQAIAYRLTNEIDQLSATAFIIVPPTPKAEPAQPSNQPSTEPTPEEEQFPPPFLRDIGPQVVKMNGSKSWSLADIVEVPSGQPALLLSATATNSDGSNPMTGSASLSFVAARDYRGPASVTFVVTDGTGADDPQGRQATLTIPITVGDPNFEDVAPTFTPPKVTVEAGEAAQVVNLRSSSGHPNPAIIEKLSYGSLAGATADVAATLDGGSLSVSAPLGTQPGTKVTLTFSVTYKEFTVPGSVTVTVVSSSRALAQAVDDAGPNGAGIETTPSSTVQVAVLDNDYNPFAQDGKPLTVVSAALEQDVSGGKASVAFTASGVTITTGPGATGTLTAVYRIQDATRDPARATQGRITLVIRDRPDAPNAPAAAEGDATATVSFAAPSSNNSPITGYTITWTGGGSKDVTGAGTYDITGLTNGSNYAFQVVAHNAKGTSSASAPSSTITPYGVPGAPASAKLTASNTGSGALGLSWAAPGSTGGRGVTSYEYQWLEGGGVNGGSTSARTASATGNANDQYRFQVKACNPRGCGAWTASNAATPTTPPPPWAPTHYGYSVTQRACPEPDSTYYTPPTNADVGCTMNARGYLQPGTVIDAICLSVRNGKNWYYFQIEDGSYDGWFIRISDTNGSPIPNC; from the coding sequence ATGTCGGCATCCGTGGTGGCGTTGTCGGTGTTGGCGGGTGTGCCGTTGACGTTTGCGGTGTTGCACGAGGGTTTCCCGGTGACGGATGTGGACCTGGCCGCCCGGGATGTCTGGGTGACTAACGGTAAGCAGTTGCTGGCGGGCCGGTTGAACCGGCAGATCGAGGAGTTGAACGGGTCGGTCAACGCTGCTTCGAGCGCGCTCGATGTGTTGCAGGACGGTGACGACGTTTTTCTCATCGACGAGAGTGTCGGGTCGATCGAGCGGATCGATCCGGCGTTCACGACGCTGGGTGAACGGGTGGATGTGGCGCCGGGGTCTGAGGTGGTTTACGGCGGTGATTCGATCGCGGTGATGGCTCAGACCGGTGATGTGTGGGTGATCAATGCGGCGGGGGAGTTGAGCTTCGACCCGAAGACCACCGACCCGGTGTTCAGCCTGGGCAAGGGCGGGCACATCGCCGTGTCACCCGACGGCGTCGTCTTCGGCGCCTCCGCCGCCGAGAAGACCCTGACCCGTTACGACCCCATTTCAGAGGACGGGTCAGAACCCACCACGAGCGAGCTGCCCGAACTCGGTGACTTCCAGATCGCCACCGTCGGCGAGACTCCCGTCATTCTGGAACCGGGGGAGGACCGCGTCCTCGTCGACGGCAAGACCCTGACGGTGCCGTCGGGAACCGTGAAGCTGCAGCAGTCCGGGGCCGACAGCGACCGCGCCATCGTCGCCACCGGCACCGGGCTGCTGGAAATACCGCTCGACGGTGCCGAAGACGGCTCGGATGTCGTGACCATCGACGCCTCCATCGACACCGCCGTGACCGACCCCGCCGGGATCTCCGCACCCGTGTGGTTGGACGGCTGCGCGCATGGCGCCTGGGGCGGCGCGCAGCGCTACCTGGCCGCCTGCGACTCCAGCGACGTCGTGACCGAGACGATCGAGCAGCCGACGGTGGGCAGTGTGTTGGAGTTCCGGGTGAACCGGGATGTGATCGCGTTGAACAACCTGTCGAATGGGAATGTGTGGTTGGTTGATTCGAATATGCGCCTGGTGGAGAACTGGGAAGAGGTGACTCCTCCGGAGGAGGAGGAGGCTGAGGACGGGACGGAGAAGGCGGCCCAGCAGTCGTTTGAGGACACTCTGGCGGAGCGGACGAATGTGAATCGGGCGCCGTTGGCTCGTGATGATGAGTATGGGGTGCGGCCGGGTAAGACGACGGTGTTGCCGGTGTTGGAGAATGACACGGATCCTGATGGTGATGTGTTGACGGTGACGAATGTGAGTGGTTTTTCCCAGTCGCAGGGTCGCCTGGATTTCATTGATGGTGGGCGGGCGTTGCAGTTCACGCCGGCGGAGTCGGTGGCGGGGACGGTGTCGTTCCGGTACACGGTGGCCGATGGTCGGGGTGCGGTGGCTGAGGCGCAGGTGAATGTGTCGATGCGTCCGTTGGATCAGAATGTGGCTCCGGTGTCGAACCGGGTTGGTGCGATCAGTGTGGAGCAGGGTCAGCTGGTCAGTTACAACGTGCTCTCGGATTGGATTGATCCGGACGGGGATGACATTTATCTGGTGTCGGCGTCGCCGACGACGGGTGATGGGGTGCGGTTCGGTCCGGAGGGTTTTGTCACGTTTGAGTCGAAGACGGCTGAGTTGGGGGTGAAGGAGGTGCAGTTCGTGGTGTCGGATGGCACTCTCACCGCTACGGGTGTGTTGACGGTGGATGTGAAGGCTGCGGGGTCGTTGAACCCGGTGGGGACTCCGGATTTCACGACGGTGTTCGTGGGGGAGACGGCGTTGATTGGGCCGTTGAAGAATGATGTGACGCCGTCGGGGGCGCCTTTGGCGTTGATCGGGGTGAATGAGCTTCCCAACGATTTGTCCGCGGTGGCGAATCTGGAGCGGGGTACGGTCGCGGTGTCGTCGGGTAAGGCGGCCAGTTACGTTTTCACGTACAGTCTGGGTGCCGGGGCGACGTCGAGTGTTGGTTTGATCCGGGTGGATGTGGTGGAGAACCCCGATCAGGTGTTGCCGCCGATCGCGGTGAAGGACACGGCGTATTTGCGGGCGGCGGAGCCGGTGACGATTCCGGTGTTGGATAACGATGTGTCGCCCAGCGGCCGGGTCTTGGCGGTGCAATCGGTGGATCTGAGCACGACGGATGACCTGGTGACGGTCGAGATTCTCACGAACACGGTGCTGCGGGTCACGGCATCTGCTGCGTTGACGCAGCAGGTGCAGTTCACGTACACGATCAGTGATGGGGAGAACAGTTCCACGGCCGGTGTCACGGTGGTGCCGGTGCCGCCGTTGATCAAGCATCAGCCCCCGGTCGCGGTCGATGACACCGTGTCCGTGCGCGCGGGTGACATCGTCACCGTTCCCGTGCTCGACAACGACTACCACCCCGACTCCGCCACCCTCACGGTTCTTCCGGAACTGGCCGACACGGCCAACGCCGGCGGGCTGGCTTTTGTCACGGGCAACCAGGTGCGATTCCAGGCCCCGACCGAGCCCGGCGCCTACAGCGTGGTCTACACGATCACGGATGCCTTCCAGGAGACCGCGACCGCCACGGTGCGCTTCACCGTGATCGGCCCCGACGACGCGGGGAACCAGGCGCCGACGCCGTTGCCGCTGACCATGCGCACCTTCGCGGACTCCACCATCAAGGTGCAGGTGCCGCTGGACGGCATCGATCCCGACGGGGACTCCGTCTACCTCACGGCCGTGACGAGCGCCCCCACTCTGGGCCGCATCGTGGACCAGGGCAGCGACTACTTCATCTACGAGGCCTACCCGGGCACCGCGGGAACCGACGCGTTCACGTACCAAGTGGCCGACACCCTCGGCGCGACAGCCGAGGGCACCGTGCGCATCGGCGTCATCGCGCGGCCGGTCGAGCTCCTGCCGCCGAACGCCGTCGACGATGCCATCGAGATCAAGCCGGGCCGCACCGGCTCGATCCCCGTGGTCTTGAACGACTCCGACCCGAACGGGTACAAGCTCACCCTGACCAAGAAGCTGCCGGAGGTGGACCCGGGTCTGACCGCGAAGGTCGACGGCAGCCGCGTAATCGTGGAGGCTCCTGCCGAGGAGGGTACCTACACGCTGCGGTACGAGATCACCAACGGGCACGGCGGCGCCGACACCGCGTTTGTGCAGGTGAAGGTGACCGAGGACGCCAAGGCGCAGTATCCGGTCGCGATCGACCATTTCGTCGAACCCGAAGAGGTCCTCGCCGGCACTCCCATCAACGTGCCCGTGCTCGACGGCGCGGAGAACCCCAGCGGCCTCATCGAGGACCTCGTCATCACCCTCGAAGGCCCCAACGCCGGGTCGGGCACCATCCAGCCCGACGGCACGGTTCGCGTCAAGCCGTCGGATGACCGCCAGGCCATCGCCTACCGGCTCACGAACGAGATCGACCAGCTCAGCGCCACAGCGTTCATCATCGTTCCACCCACGCCCAAGGCCGAACCGGCCCAACCGTCGAATCAGCCCTCCACCGAACCGACGCCCGAGGAAGAACAGTTCCCGCCGCCGTTCCTGCGCGACATCGGCCCGCAGGTCGTCAAGATGAACGGCTCCAAGTCCTGGAGCCTCGCCGACATCGTCGAGGTGCCATCCGGCCAACCTGCCCTGCTGCTCAGCGCCACCGCCACAAACAGCGACGGTTCCAATCCCATGACCGGGTCGGCGTCACTGAGCTTCGTGGCCGCGCGCGACTACCGCGGACCGGCATCCGTCACCTTCGTCGTCACCGACGGAACCGGCGCCGACGATCCCCAGGGCCGGCAAGCCACGCTCACCATCCCGATCACGGTCGGCGACCCCAATTTCGAAGACGTCGCGCCCACCTTCACGCCGCCCAAGGTCACCGTCGAGGCCGGAGAGGCCGCCCAGGTCGTGAACCTGCGCTCCTCCAGCGGCCACCCCAACCCCGCCATCATCGAGAAGCTCAGTTACGGCTCGCTGGCCGGCGCCACGGCGGATGTCGCGGCGACCCTCGACGGCGGCTCCCTCTCGGTCTCGGCTCCGCTCGGCACCCAACCGGGCACCAAGGTCACACTGACGTTCTCCGTGACCTACAAGGAGTTCACCGTGCCGGGCTCCGTCACCGTCACGGTCGTCTCCTCCAGCCGGGCCCTGGCCCAGGCCGTCGACGACGCCGGACCCAACGGCGCGGGCATTGAGACGACGCCGAGCTCGACCGTGCAGGTGGCGGTCCTCGACAACGACTACAACCCGTTCGCGCAGGACGGTAAACCGCTCACCGTGGTTTCCGCCGCTCTCGAGCAGGACGTCAGCGGCGGAAAGGCATCCGTCGCCTTCACCGCCAGTGGCGTCACCATCACCACGGGGCCCGGCGCCACCGGAACCCTCACGGCGGTGTACCGCATCCAGGACGCAACCCGGGACCCGGCCCGCGCCACCCAGGGCCGCATCACCCTGGTCATCCGCGACCGCCCGGATGCGCCCAACGCGCCGGCCGCCGCCGAGGGCGACGCCACGGCCACCGTCAGCTTCGCCGCCCCGTCGTCGAACAACTCGCCCATCACCGGCTACACCATCACCTGGACCGGTGGCGGCAGCAAGGACGTCACGGGTGCGGGTACCTACGACATCACCGGGCTGACCAACGGCTCGAACTACGCCTTCCAGGTGGTCGCCCACAACGCCAAGGGCACGTCGTCTGCGTCGGCCCCCAGCAGCACCATCACGCCGTACGGCGTGCCGGGAGCCCCCGCCAGCGCCAAGCTCACCGCTTCCAACACCGGCAGCGGTGCCCTCGGACTCAGTTGGGCGGCCCCCGGCAGTACCGGCGGCCGCGGTGTGACGAGCTACGAGTACCAGTGGCTGGAGGGAGGCGGGGTCAACGGCGGGTCGACGTCCGCGCGTACGGCATCCGCCACCGGCAACGCGAACGATCAGTACCGATTCCAGGTCAAGGCGTGCAACCCTCGCGGCTGCGGCGCCTGGACGGCGTCGAACGCCGCCACGCCGACCACTCCGCCGCCGCCGTGGGCGCCGACCCATTACGGCTATTCCGTGACCCAGCGGGCCTGCCCTGAGCCCGACTCGACGTACTACACGCCGCCCACCAACGCCGACGTCGGCTGCACCATGAACGCCCGCGGCTACCTGCAGCCAGGCACCGTGATCGACGCCATCTGCCTCTCGGTGCGAAACGGCAAGAACTGGTACTACTTCCAGATCGAAGACGGTAGCTACGACGGCTGGTTCATCCGCATCTCCGACACCAACGGCTCGCCGATTCCGAACTGCTGA
- a CDS encoding serine/threonine-protein kinase, which produces MRRAPSVAPELPGYEFVSILGSGGFSDVFLYQQRLPRRRVAVKVLLTEQLNPSTQAQFVDEANLMAQLSTHPYIVTIYHADVAGDGRPYFVMEHCSGPSMAERYKRERFAVDDALRTGVRLAGAVATAHAAGILHRDIKPANVLTNDFGWPALTDFGISSSLDDELPVHTVTGGGLPGGAEATGTGESQSVGMSVPWSPPEMFEDDPRPDVRSDVFSLAATIHTLLAGQTPFEIRGRSNGTLDLIGRIERGAITPIGRDDVPSSLVAVLAKAMASRRDDRFATAVDFARALQRVELELGYAPTGIDIPTIAGVQHSRPDAPAGDDETRARSVVSISAQAPAAAPGRPVPPNAPTAESPTAGEPDQADATRLRGARVIEPVRERTVVRPRGSRPAPAPVTTPAEPVEEATEPPIDAPARRRPLLLIGSIVVGALLIGGVATAVTLTGATGSALTPTQSAAPAKPAGINAVVGVPAPVLDGTSTSEDGTQVTFTVSNPSPQEGDVFRWARAENPDQPTLSKTADITVEGVVPGSTVCLDIYLQRADGKISEANRACNR; this is translated from the coding sequence ATGCGCCGCGCACCCTCCGTCGCCCCCGAGCTACCCGGCTACGAATTCGTCTCCATTCTCGGCTCCGGTGGGTTCTCTGACGTCTTCCTCTACCAGCAGCGCCTGCCGCGACGCCGGGTCGCGGTGAAGGTCCTGCTCACCGAACAGCTCAACCCCTCCACCCAGGCCCAGTTCGTCGACGAGGCGAACCTGATGGCGCAGCTGTCGACGCATCCGTACATCGTCACGATCTACCACGCCGACGTCGCCGGGGACGGCCGGCCCTACTTCGTCATGGAGCACTGCTCGGGCCCGAGCATGGCCGAGCGGTACAAACGGGAACGCTTCGCTGTCGACGACGCCCTGCGCACGGGCGTGCGCCTGGCCGGCGCCGTCGCCACCGCGCACGCGGCCGGAATCTTGCACCGCGACATCAAACCGGCCAATGTGCTCACCAACGACTTCGGCTGGCCCGCACTGACCGACTTCGGCATTTCGTCGAGCCTGGACGACGAGCTGCCCGTGCACACCGTGACCGGCGGTGGCTTGCCGGGCGGTGCCGAGGCCACCGGAACCGGGGAAAGCCAGTCGGTGGGCATGAGCGTACCGTGGTCGCCGCCGGAGATGTTCGAGGACGACCCCCGCCCCGACGTGCGCAGCGACGTGTTCTCACTGGCCGCGACCATCCACACCCTGCTGGCCGGGCAGACGCCCTTCGAGATCCGCGGCCGGTCCAACGGCACGCTCGACCTGATCGGCCGGATCGAACGCGGCGCCATCACGCCCATCGGCCGGGACGACGTGCCCAGCTCGCTGGTCGCCGTGCTGGCCAAGGCCATGGCCAGCCGCCGGGATGACCGGTTCGCTACTGCCGTGGACTTCGCCCGTGCCCTGCAGCGAGTGGAACTCGAGCTCGGCTACGCGCCCACCGGCATCGACATCCCCACCATTGCCGGTGTCCAGCACTCCCGGCCAGATGCGCCGGCCGGCGACGACGAGACCCGGGCCCGGTCGGTCGTCTCCATCTCCGCCCAGGCACCCGCAGCCGCGCCCGGACGCCCCGTGCCCCCGAATGCCCCGACAGCGGAGTCTCCGACGGCCGGCGAACCCGACCAAGCCGACGCCACCCGCCTCCGCGGCGCTCGGGTCATCGAACCGGTCCGCGAGCGCACGGTGGTTCGCCCACGCGGGTCCCGGCCGGCGCCCGCCCCCGTGACCACTCCCGCCGAACCCGTCGAAGAAGCTACCGAGCCGCCCATCGACGCCCCGGCCCGGCGGCGACCTCTCCTGCTGATCGGATCCATCGTCGTGGGTGCCCTCCTGATCGGAGGCGTGGCTACGGCCGTCACCCTCACCGGAGCCACCGGGTCCGCGCTGACCCCCACCCAGTCCGCGGCGCCCGCGAAACCCGCCGGCATCAACGCCGTGGTCGGTGTCCCCGCACCCGTCCTGGACGGCACATCCACCTCGGAGGACGGCACCCAGGTGACCTTCACGGTGAGCAACCCCAGCCCGCAGGAGGGCGATGTGTTCCGGTGGGCACGTGCCGAGAACCCGGACCAGCCCACCCTGAGCAAGACCGCAGACATCACCGTCGAGGGCGTCGTGCCCGGATCGACGGTGTGCCTGGACATCTACCTGCAGCGGGCCGACGGCAAGATCTCGGAGGCGAACCGTGCCTGCAACCGGTGA
- a CDS encoding FHA domain-containing protein, with protein MLSYDDDNSGGWLAAATGDRVLLLPADVPAALRIWAGLTAEVSADAGARTVLDELTSGGLSRTPPFALLSWEKTVPATVRVFVRGDVVVVLQTPGGDVSIGGLGISTWVERSVADVTGASITATPLTEPGSDPDVDDQAPLSIDAGLPLVAGLVRTRRLHLAVDPVDSTESASAPLAQASRIVPPPAVLGAAPAAPVSPTESATPAVAPVTAPAPLPLPQEDIAEPASEQTITDIVPADHAAADVVPADSAPDGADGASSPDSAADLGGYDHLFGATVMRGVEQAAVRPDSEADDEAHPAAAPAAAPAAAQPDIDDELAGDHDGHTVMSGDLQKLRASRRRPEAAPAAAPAPRLYLLLPSGVREPLSQPIRIGRAPSVSQMSGGLVPRLVSLGGADQDVSRNHVHFTVEGDTVVVTDLHSRNGTLVALPGKPPQKLRQGEPTAVIVGTVVDLGSGITITVGQE; from the coding sequence GTGCTTTCGTACGACGATGACAATTCGGGCGGCTGGTTGGCCGCGGCGACGGGGGACCGGGTGCTGCTGCTACCGGCCGACGTGCCTGCCGCACTGCGCATCTGGGCCGGTCTGACCGCGGAGGTCTCCGCCGACGCCGGCGCACGCACGGTGCTCGACGAGCTCACCTCCGGCGGACTGTCCCGCACCCCGCCGTTCGCGCTTCTCTCGTGGGAGAAGACGGTGCCGGCCACGGTGCGCGTGTTCGTGCGCGGCGACGTCGTCGTGGTGCTGCAGACCCCGGGCGGGGACGTCTCGATCGGCGGACTGGGCATCTCCACCTGGGTGGAACGATCCGTCGCCGACGTGACCGGCGCGTCGATCACGGCGACTCCGCTGACGGAGCCGGGCAGCGACCCGGACGTCGACGACCAGGCCCCCCTGTCGATCGACGCGGGGCTTCCGCTGGTGGCGGGCCTGGTGCGCACCCGGCGTCTGCACCTGGCCGTCGATCCTGTCGACTCGACGGAATCCGCCTCGGCTCCGCTAGCGCAGGCCTCCCGGATCGTGCCGCCACCCGCGGTCCTCGGTGCCGCGCCCGCGGCCCCGGTGAGCCCCACCGAATCGGCCACCCCGGCCGTCGCCCCGGTCACGGCTCCCGCGCCGCTGCCGCTGCCGCAGGAGGATATCGCCGAACCCGCCAGCGAACAGACCATCACCGACATCGTGCCCGCCGATCATGCTGCCGCGGATGTTGTTCCCGCGGACTCTGCTCCGGACGGCGCCGATGGGGCGTCAAGCCCCGATTCTGCCGCCGACCTCGGCGGATACGACCACCTGTTCGGGGCCACCGTCATGCGCGGTGTCGAACAAGCCGCCGTCCGACCCGACAGTGAGGCCGACGACGAGGCTCATCCCGCGGCCGCGCCAGCCGCCGCTCCCGCGGCCGCGCAGCCCGACATCGACGACGAGCTTGCCGGCGACCACGACGGCCACACCGTCATGAGCGGCGACCTGCAGAAACTGCGCGCGTCCCGGCGCCGACCGGAAGCCGCCCCCGCGGCCGCTCCGGCGCCGCGGCTGTACCTGCTGCTGCCCAGCGGTGTTCGCGAACCGCTCAGCCAGCCGATCCGCATCGGCCGGGCGCCCAGCGTCAGCCAGATGTCCGGCGGGTTGGTGCCGCGCCTGGTCAGCCTGGGCGGCGCCGACCAGGACGTCTCCCGCAACCACGTGCACTTCACGGTCGAGGGTGACACCGTTGTGGTCACCGACCTGCACTCCCGCAACGGCACCCTCGTGGCGCTGCCCGGAAAACCACCCCAGAAGCTCCGGCAGGGCGAACCCACCGCGGTCATCGTGGGAACCGTCGTCGACCTCGGTAGCGGCATCACCATCACGGTCGGGCAGGAGTGA
- a CDS encoding PP2C family serine/threonine-protein phosphatase, whose translation MAVNGESAITLGESSVQFSFSAGSDVGRVRKVNEDSYLAQSPVFFVADGMGGHAHGDAASQTVIRVFVEHIEQDIPSTPERILDAIHSSNDAVRLLSSADDFGTAVSGTTLAGVAFVDAGDDVGFHWMAFNIGDSRIYTWDGRTLEQLSVDHSAVQEMVDAGLIKATDAEKHPDRNVITRAIGADEFVDADVWLLPATGRHSFLICSDGLTKELSVGEIAALLASHTVPEDLGSLADVLVAAALAKGGRDNVTVVIVESTWGDPGQDSGVTRERSSGLHEHLEDTRPRDANPQ comes from the coding sequence ATGGCGGTGAATGGCGAGAGTGCAATCACTCTCGGGGAGTCGAGTGTTCAGTTCAGCTTCAGCGCCGGCAGCGATGTCGGCCGCGTGCGCAAGGTGAACGAGGACAGCTACCTGGCCCAGTCGCCGGTCTTCTTCGTTGCAGACGGAATGGGTGGCCACGCCCACGGAGACGCCGCCAGCCAAACCGTCATCCGCGTCTTCGTCGAACACATCGAACAGGACATCCCCTCCACTCCCGAACGCATCCTGGATGCGATCCACTCCTCGAACGACGCCGTTCGGCTCCTCAGCTCGGCCGACGACTTCGGCACCGCCGTCAGCGGCACGACCCTGGCCGGAGTGGCTTTCGTGGACGCCGGCGACGACGTCGGCTTCCACTGGATGGCGTTCAACATCGGCGACTCCCGCATCTACACCTGGGACGGCCGCACACTCGAGCAGCTCAGCGTCGACCACTCGGCCGTGCAGGAGATGGTCGACGCCGGCCTGATCAAGGCGACGGATGCCGAGAAACATCCGGACCGTAACGTCATCACCCGTGCCATCGGCGCCGACGAGTTCGTCGACGCGGATGTCTGGCTGCTGCCGGCGACCGGGCGCCACAGCTTCCTGATCTGCTCCGACGGCCTCACCAAAGAACTGAGCGTGGGAGAGATCGCCGCGCTCCTGGCCTCGCACACCGTGCCGGAAGACCTCGGCTCGCTGGCCGACGTGCTCGTTGCGGCGGCCCTGGCCAAGGGCGGCAGGGACAACGTCACCGTTGTGATCGTGGAATCCACCTGGGGCGACCCCGGTCAGGACTCCGGGGTGACCCGGGAGCGCTCGAGCGGCTTGCACGAGCACCTCGAAGACACGCGACCGCGCGACGCGAATCCGCAGTAG
- a CDS encoding TerC family protein, which translates to MNLELPIVFEVASLVILTLILVADLLIVYKRPHVPSVREATLWVVFYVGLALVFALLMLIFGGGEHAGQFLAGWLTEYSLSIDNLFVFVIIMARFSVPRKYQQEVLMVGIIIALVLRGIFILLGAQLIENFSWIFYIFGAFLLYTAIHQAFAKEGGDDDAENGLVRYLRRHIRISPSFDGSKIRTTIDGRKLFTPMLIVLIAIGTTDLIFALDSIPAIFGITQSPFIVFTANVFALMGLRQLYFLLGGLLERLEYLKYGIAFILFFIGVKLVFHALHTNEVPFLNGGKGFEWAPEIDTWTSLAVIIVSMAVATVASLVKTRRDARRAGTSAREEIGGPTGE; encoded by the coding sequence GTGAATCTTGAGCTGCCCATTGTGTTCGAGGTGGCGTCGCTGGTCATCCTGACGCTGATCCTCGTCGCCGACCTGCTGATCGTCTACAAGCGCCCCCATGTCCCTTCGGTGCGGGAAGCGACCCTCTGGGTGGTGTTCTACGTGGGCCTGGCTCTGGTCTTCGCTCTGTTGATGCTGATCTTCGGCGGCGGCGAACATGCCGGGCAGTTCCTGGCCGGCTGGCTCACCGAGTACAGCCTGTCGATCGACAACCTGTTCGTCTTCGTCATCATCATGGCGAGGTTCTCCGTGCCGCGGAAATACCAGCAGGAAGTGTTGATGGTGGGCATCATCATCGCCCTCGTGCTGCGCGGTATCTTCATCCTGCTCGGCGCCCAGCTGATCGAGAACTTCAGCTGGATCTTCTACATCTTCGGTGCTTTCCTGCTCTACACGGCCATCCACCAGGCTTTCGCCAAGGAAGGCGGCGACGACGACGCCGAGAACGGCCTGGTGCGCTACCTGCGCCGCCACATCCGCATCTCGCCCAGCTTCGACGGCTCGAAGATCCGCACCACGATCGACGGCCGCAAGCTCTTCACCCCCATGCTGATCGTCCTGATCGCCATCGGCACCACCGACCTGATCTTCGCCCTCGACTCGATCCCGGCGATCTTCGGCATCACCCAGAGCCCGTTCATCGTCTTCACGGCCAACGTCTTCGCCCTGATGGGCCTGCGTCAGCTGTACTTCTTGCTCGGCGGCCTGCTCGAACGGCTCGAGTACCTCAAGTACGGCATCGCCTTCATCCTGTTCTTCATCGGAGTCAAGCTCGTCTTCCACGCCCTGCACACCAACGAGGTCCCGTTCCTCAACGGTGGCAAGGGCTTTGAGTGGGCCCCCGAGATCGACACCTGGACCTCGCTTGCCGTGATCATCGTGTCGATGGCCGTTGCCACCGTCGCCAGTCTCGTGAAGACCCGGCGGGACGCGCGCCGAGCGGGCACGAGTGCCAGGGAAGAGATCGGCGGGCCGACCGGCGAGTGA
- a CDS encoding 2TM domain-containing protein, with amino-acid sequence MNNDELRLLATKRLKARRDFWNYCGVWLGVSIIVVAVWLLTTPGGYFWPIFPIGGMGIAAFFIGLDAFGPNRGIITEEDIDNEVARITRSNPRGGSN; translated from the coding sequence ATGAACAACGACGAACTGCGGCTACTCGCAACCAAAAGACTCAAGGCACGCCGGGACTTCTGGAACTACTGCGGTGTGTGGCTCGGGGTGTCGATCATCGTGGTCGCTGTGTGGCTACTGACCACTCCCGGAGGGTATTTCTGGCCGATCTTCCCGATCGGCGGCATGGGAATCGCCGCCTTCTTCATTGGCCTGGATGCCTTCGGCCCCAATCGCGGAATCATCACGGAAGAGGACATCGACAACGAGGTGGCCCGCATCACCCGCTCGAACCCGCGCGGTGGGTCGAACTAA